From Planctomycetia bacterium, the proteins below share one genomic window:
- a CDS encoding methyltransferase domain-containing protein, whose translation MMKSSLIPAVLLLFLVADHDLAAQEQSVKPGINDSFRDPDVQEFAGRFEVESREVFARRKEIVAACRIQPGQTIADIGAGTGLFTRMFSDAVGKEGRVIAIDISQKFLDHIADASREAKQHNVETLLCTADSTELPPNSVDLTFICDTYHHFEFPSKTMASLHRALKPGGRLVVVDFQRIEGTSTEWILNHVRAGQDVVEAEIVHSGFEKVDEEKELLKENYLVVFEKPKAPATSQRRGGRGPGAAMRADQQVFHYLLEHHGDIRRTVKQLDNGVETLTESDNPEVAAKIQEHVASMHRRVKDGRGLRYWDDLFSAIFKDYEHIQMTVQNTDHGVQVTEMSEDTRVVRLIQAHAEVVSRFVAHGFDEAHKNHPVPQSDAAQNE comes from the coding sequence ATGATGAAATCTTCTCTCATCCCCGCAGTCTTACTTCTGTTTTTGGTCGCAGACCATGACTTGGCGGCCCAGGAGCAAAGCGTGAAACCGGGAATCAACGATTCCTTTCGCGACCCGGACGTACAAGAGTTCGCCGGTCGCTTCGAAGTGGAGAGTCGTGAAGTGTTCGCGCGGCGCAAGGAGATCGTAGCCGCCTGCCGGATTCAGCCAGGACAGACGATCGCCGACATCGGTGCCGGCACCGGCTTGTTCACGCGGATGTTTTCCGATGCGGTGGGGAAGGAAGGCCGCGTCATCGCGATCGACATCTCGCAGAAGTTTCTCGATCATATCGCCGACGCCAGTCGCGAAGCGAAGCAGCACAACGTCGAGACGCTGCTTTGTACGGCAGACTCCACCGAATTGCCGCCCAACTCAGTGGATCTCACGTTTATTTGCGACACCTATCATCACTTCGAGTTTCCGTCCAAGACAATGGCGTCCTTGCATCGCGCCCTGAAGCCTGGAGGACGCCTCGTGGTCGTCGATTTTCAGCGGATCGAAGGGACGAGTACCGAATGGATTTTGAATCACGTCCGTGCCGGCCAAGATGTCGTTGAAGCCGAGATCGTCCACTCCGGATTCGAAAAAGTGGACGAAGAAAAGGAGCTGTTGAAAGAGAACTATCTGGTCGTGTTCGAAAAGCCAAAGGCGCCCGCGACTTCGCAACGCCGTGGCGGACGTGGCCCGGGCGCGGCGATGCGAGCAGATCAACAGGTGTTTCACTACCTGCTCGAACACCATGGGGACATTCGGCGAACCGTCAAGCAGCTCGACAACGGCGTGGAAACGCTTACCGAATCCGACAACCCAGAAGTGGCCGCGAAAATCCAGGAACATGTCGCATCGATGCATCGTCGTGTCAAAGATGGACGTGGACTGCGTTATTGGGATGATTTATTCTCAGCCATCTTCAAGGACTATGAACACATTCAGATGACCGTGCAGAACACAGACCACGGCGTGCAGGTCACAGAGATGTCGGAAGATACTCGCGTCGTGCGATTGATCCAGGCCCATGCGGAAGTCGTCAGTCGATTCGTGGCGCATGGATTTGACGAGGCCCACAAAAATCATCCCGTGCCACAGTCAGATGCTGCGCAGAACGAGTGA